Proteins encoded within one genomic window of Eleutherodactylus coqui strain aEleCoq1 chromosome 1, aEleCoq1.hap1, whole genome shotgun sequence:
- the UCP2 gene encoding dicarboxylate carrier SLC25A8: protein MVGFKPTDVPPTAAVKFIGAGTAACIADLFTFPLDTAKVRLQIQGETKTSVNMKSAQYKGVFGTISTMVKTEGPLSLYNGLVAGLQRQMSFASVRIGLYDSVKQFYTKGSEHVGIGSRLLAGCTTGAMAVAIAQPTDVVKVRFQAQANTSNCRRYKGTMDAYKTIAKEEGMRGLWKGTAPNITRNALVNCTELVTYDLIKDALMDSNLMSDNLPCHFTSAFGAGFCTTVIASPVDVVKTRYMNSAKGQYQSALNCAITMLRKEGPRAFYKGFMPSFLRLGSWNVVMFVTYEQLKRAMMSARVSWEAPF, encoded by the exons ATGGTTGGATTTAAGCCCACCGACGTCCCCCCTACCGCCGCAGTGAAGTTCATTGGTGCCGGGACAGCAGCATGTATTGCTGACCTGTTCACCTTCCCTCTGGACACTGCTAAAGTCCGTCTCCAG ATCCAAGGAGAGACCAAGACCTCAGTCAACATGAAGTCTGCCCAGTATAAGGGTGTCTTTGGGACCATCTCCACCATGGTCAAGACAGAAGGACCACTAAGCCTCTACAATGGGCTGGTGGCTGGTCTCCAGCGGCAGATGAGCTTCGCATCCGTCCGTATCGGACTCTATGACTCTGTCAAGCAATTCTACACCAAAGGATCGGAAC ATGTTGGCATCGGGAGCCGCCTGCTTGCAGGCTGCACCACTGGAGCCATGGCGGTGGCAATCGCTCAGCCCACAGATGTGGTGAAGGTGCGTTTCCAAGCTCAGGCCAACACCTCTAACTGCAGAAGATACAAGGGAACAATGGATGCCTACAAGACAATCGCCAAGGAGGAAGGCATGCGCGGCCTGTGGAAAG GCACGGCCCCCAACATCACCCGGAATGCCTTAGTGAACTGCACGGAGCTGGTGACCTATGACCTCATCAAGGACGCACTCATGGATTCCAACCTCATGAGCG ACAACCTCCCGTGTCACTTCACCTCTGCGTTCGGCGCTGGTTTCTGCACCACGGTGATCGCTTCACCTGTTGATGTAGTGAAGACAAGATACATGAACTCTGCCAAGGGACAGTACCAAAGTGCCCTGAACTGTGCCATCACCATGCTGCGGAAGGAAGGGCCCCGGGCGTTCTACAAGGG GTTCATGCCCTCCTTCCTGAGGTTGGGCTCCTGGAACGTCGTGATGTTTGTGACTTATGAGCAGCTGAAGAGAGCCATGATGTCCGCCCGCGTCTCCTGGGAGGCTCCTTTCTGA